The window AGGTCTATgaagagcaccacataatctggtactacaggTGGGAAGTTGCCcgtaggactatgtcctggctgctCAGTTGGTTCAGGTACCTTCATTAGTAGTGTGGTTTGGCGACATTATGTCGGGGTAGATTGAGGATTGATAGGAAcgtccatgtacaaaaatttcaacctgcgtgtaagatacacaaaggggcagtgttgagttgtttactttttactcacctagtggttgaaaaagtagcCACGTGAGGTAGGGCTCAACGCTAGCTTATCACGTAACGCACTTCGACCCAGAATGTTCTGAATATTGCTGATGTTGAGAATCGGCTGAATAACATGTGTTTTAGATCTTTAGACCAATAATCTAAAGAGTGTTTGGACCAATAGAGTTTTAAACCCAGAAAGTTTGGAATATCGCAGAATGTTAACATGTGTTTTAGATTTCCAGACCAATAATCCTACATCTAGATTGTTCAGGCCAATAGAATATAAAACCCATAAAGGTCTAAATATTGTTGAATGACATGTGTTTTAGATTTCCAGACCAACAATCTTacatgtagaatttaaaaaccTGAATGGTCTGAATAGCGCTGAATCCTAATCTGGCCTTAGAACTTATCCATCACTATTCCAGATATGGTGTCATTATGATTAAAAGACCACCTTTTTGGtcatatttaagatattattAAGCGTTTTACAAATTGTATATCCTCCAAAAGACTAATCTTTCGATCTTCTTCCAACTTCGAGATTTCTTAACTCAAAGTTAGAAAGAACTATTACTATCCAAAAAATATATCTCagcaaattgaaaaaatttttaaataacaagaaaacaatATCTGGAAAATTGAAGCAAGTATAACAGAGGTTATTTTAAAGTCCACAAATTGGACTTTTCAGATGGCATAACAAATGTTTTCGGGCTGTCAAACTTGATGTAATGGAGAAATTCGTATTTTCGGGGTCAGGTCAATCCTTTAATCTCTAGGTTAACAATTTGTTAGCCAATGTTACATAGGAGACATGGCCTTATATGGAAGACAGGTCCTTATGTGAGAGACAGGTCCTTATGTGATTTTCCGAAGTAATCTCTAGGTCACattgaaattttacttaataccAACATAAATACATTACCGATTAGTTGATTAACTCTTCTTTCGGGTTTAAGGGTTAGTCATGAAccgatttttgaaaattatgaaCTATATTAATGTAGGTCATTTACAGAGAGTATAAATGGACCGACTTTTTATCAAGTATCTTAATTACATTTAGATTAAGGATTCGATTTAGTCTACGAGGCTAAAACCAGAGGATCGGTAGAAAGTTTTGAACCCTAAGGTGTATGTATATCAAAAACGTTGTTCTGCATATTTTATCCGGTGAATTCACCGGTCTGGTGGTAATATATGAAAATCGTTCTTCTggatattcatatttttattagaagGAAATATTCAGCTCAAAtcgtttaaacaatttttttttaatttttcccattttttacAGGCAATCCATTTAGGTTTACTCCTAAGTACCTTTATTTTCTCCATGGCCAGTGCTAAATACGatagtttaatatttatggCATTAGCGGGTGCAGCTCTAGTTTGGACCACAGTGGTATCACACAACTACTTTCACAAACGTGACAACTGGCAAATGTATGCTTTCAATTTAAGTATGATGAATTTTACAGCGTGGCGTATATCCCATTCTCTATCACATCACATCTATCCAAATTCATATATTGATCTGGAACTATCAATGTTTGAACCACTTTTGTGTTGGGTACCAAGTCcacatataaaaagtaaaatgatgCGCTATGTATCGTGGGTAACTGAGCCGTTTGCCTATATGATTGCATTTTTCCTGCAACTACTAACAAGGTTCGTATTTTAATTACGAAACTTCAGAAATATTATCAGAATAACTTTGttctttttgtataatttcagaattttttattCCCTACGTAAGACGAATATTATGTACTGGCATGATTTAATCTGTCTTTCTTTGCCTCTATCCATGTATTTATGTTCGAATTATTCCATTTTCTGGTGTTTGCGTCAATGGATCTTTATAACAGCCATAGCTAGTTTTTCTTTCTGTGTTATTGGCTTAAATGCCGCCCATCATGATCCGGAAATATTCCATGAAGGTGATGCCAATCGTGAAGATCGTGATTGGGGTCTTTATCAAGTCGATACTATAATCGATCGTGGCGATCTTAAAGGTTCTCAGTTCTTGGTCTTGACCCACTTTGGTGATCATGTTCTGCATCATTTATTCCCTACATTAGATCATGGCATTTTGCCTCAATTGTATCCTGTACTTTACGAAACATTGGAGGAATTTAAATGTGAACTAAGAGAAATTAATCATTTGGAACATATTATTGGTCAACACAAACAGTTACTGAGAATTGAAACTAATCCTAAACCTCCGGGTTCTAAAtagatttgaaaaaatttctttgataagttaattaaatttaggttttaaaaataataaatattataaaaatgtggTCTCATCTATTTTTTCTGCGGGGATCAGCTAAAGGATACACCTTTCCATGTGTTGCTAATCCTATTGAAGCATTTTTTGATATCATAACTTGTGTTATAGTTAGGTAAAcattatatttctgtttctgggtcttcagtATAGAACCTCAGACCCACTTTTTACCGCTtcaccaagacattctatctgggatcagatCATATTCTGTGTCTGATATACGATGAACGCATTGCACGTCTTATATCCAATCTGCATGTACTCTAAACTCCCTGTggtagtttgatattacactttgGTTCCAAAGCAGTCATCCATTTTTATAGCCAAATCGTCATATTAGAACTAAGACCCTATTTCACACTATAGTCTTCCTACATATCGACCAGCACTggtgtgccttgttgatcctatcctctatgtggtgtttccattttaaattttggtattacacctaagtacttaactttgtttGTCACCGTTATCTTCTTGTCTAggaaggttttaagtaggaaggacgtaagacttatctgGTTCTGGTATAAATATGAACCTTGGATCTTGTAATTTAAATGGGTTATATGTCAATTCTAAGAATGCAGTGAATATCTGTGACAGATGTAGGGAAACTGCCGAAAAAATGTCACCtggccctgcagctttataaGAAGCAAAGCTCTTGATTGCTCCCTTAACCATGCTCAGTTGGTTACTACAGTTTGAGAAGAGTTATTTGTAAAGAATTTGGAGTGTTTTGGAATGACATAATAGTTGTTTAAACTACTTGACCTACTCTCGGCTTAAGTCTAGAAGCTAATCCGGATCGGATGATACAATGTCATTCTTCTTACAATATTGTAGCTCTGCATACTATGAATCTTTatatattaatgttatttattggtttccATGCCTTTGGAAAAGAGTTAGCTGATACCTAAACATCAACTCGCCAAAGGATTACTTCTATTGTGACCGAAAATAACTTGCGGGCTTGCAAAGTGAGTCGGAACTAATCAGAAGCGGGGCTTATAAAagattcttttagaaaaatcgCGTGTAGGGTAACATTTTCTTCcgacgaatgtatcatttatgatcagaaaatgagctCTAAAACGACCAGTATTTAGACTCATAAATTACTCAAAATAGATGCAAAAATCAGAAGTGGGACTCATAAAAGAGTCTTTTAGGATATTCGCGGGTAGGGTACCATTTTCTCCATACAAATGTGATCAGAAAATGAGTGCATTAAggatcattttaatttttgcagaagagtcataaatgactcgaatgtgatcaacattttcaaaaaattctagcTGAGTAGCAAGCTGACATGTACATATCTTTATCAAGATCAATATCAATGTCCGGGTAGTCTGCAATTTAATTTCTCCTATTGTCCTCATGCACTAGAACCCGTATTGTTGCGACTGTGAAATGTCAGATTTGAGATCAAATTGGAAGATATTTTAAACTTATCGAGGCAAAGTCCCATATTTTGGTGTAGACTGTTATCGCACTATCCCGAAGCTCAGTTCATGCACCCCAGTTATGTCTTGTCGGTATTTGGTTTcgaaaagttctttaaaatgtttattgcgTAATTTTCCTATTGTTGGTATTCTAACAtctggttaaaaaaaaaacaaaattataattatctGAAGAAATCTATCACTTGAAGTTCTGAAGGGTTATCAATCTTGTATTTTCAGATCTAGTCTAACTACTCATATTTTagttctatttatttaaaagaaattatagtcggacctgtttcaaaaagtaaaatgtgatttagtttataaaacatttgagttgaattataccttgcctcagctatatttaagccatttattgttgaataaaactgtggacattaaagtcaaattttgaaggtgggtttttataggggctagggtcaaatgagaccctatAATTCAAGAGTTCAAGAGGGTCATAAAGACTAGTATATAACTTAGTTTTGCTGcttcaaattttgaagggggcttttttgTTCGTtaatggttagtgttctagtcaggcagaccggaggtggtgggttcgattcccacccgtgtcACGAGTTAAAGAGCACACAACAGGCCCAATAGAGTCCTAAATGTATTTCTTCGggtttgatgtgtatacatcctcctttcaaactaacgaactaactacaaacttcagcacaaacccaatataccctccaccacttAATATctcaattttcttttgttaccTATTCGTATTTCATAGTTTTAATTGAAAGACTTTAtatagttgttttttaattgatttacatttattttgttccttttttgtATACTTGTtcctttcttttaatttattttatattttaaatattatcattattatgtatatttttaaattatttaaatttaaatgttttgattaattaaaaaaataacataaacataAGCGCCATAAGATGAGGGTGTTTATTAgtttgtttgtgtttgtgtCTCTGTGTTGTTGTAATGTTGAGTGAGTGAGTGATTGATTGATTGAGTCAGTGtaaaagagagaaagagaatgGGTAGAAATAGAAGTAAAATGTGCAAAAGTTGTTTATTGATTAAACTGTATGGAGTCCTTTTGTATGAATGCATGTGTTCGTTCTCCAATATCAGTCAAATATCAATGTGTATGTGTGAGTGTAAAGTGtgcattttacaataaatacataaataaataacatttcttttggttttattttgttttgtttttttttttaaatattcttatttattgAAGATGTGTAGTaaatgtgtgttttgttttattataaatttctcttttttcgactttcgacACAGACAACTAGACAACTAGATTTAAACCtaaacgtacatatgtatggatAGTATTAAGTTTTATGACGGGGCTTAAGTCATGTTTttcataatacaaaaaattattataattttatatatatatatataaaaaaattaaacatttttcttgtgtttttttttaatttttcatttacaacAATATGAGTAAAGGTTGTGTGTTCTGATGTCAGAGAGCATGTATGGCGAAAGTTACTACACTAGGAAAATTCATTCTTTCTTCTTTCCACTTTtcatcattatttttgttttgtccttGTTAGGCTTCTTATGTTggtattttacaaaatacatttaGTTGGATACTATCTCTAGTattagtatatatattatttttggtttttgagtttttgttgttgtgataTTTATGCCTAAGTGCATTCTTATCCTCCCGTCGTTCGATTGTTTatagttgttgatgttttttttttaataaattttttaaattgttttttatttctttttttaattagaaaaacaaaaagtgttgtaaaatatttataaattaaagtaaaataaaataattatgaaatagtattaataaaataaattaaaatgttttaatggcATTTAGAAATCTTCGGGAGCAAGGTCGAATCTTGGTGGGAAAGCCATACCGTCCAATTGTGGCCGCACGGACATAGCACGGGGCTGTAGAGGGGAAGAGAGACAAAacgaatttattaaatataaatatatttcaacacAAGGTTAAAAAGAATGAAGCATGCATGATTAAACAAACAATGAGAGAAAGAgagataaatgaaaaaaaaatacatcaccaagagaacaacaataacaacaagataTTACTGAATACTTTACAATACAAAACTCAAAATGAGAGGAATATTGTATAGAGAAAGGGAAAGAGAAATAAATTTCTCCTCGAATGATCGAGTTTTGGAAAGTGAAATGACAGGATcatgaatttgtattttttgtttctttaaacttCTCATAACAGAAAAATGAGAATGAAAGACAAGGTGGTGAGAGGAAAACAAACAACTCAACACGTTACAAGTGCAAGTAATGATAATTcaatgtatatgtatgcatcatatatgtgtgtgtattcaTTCAATGATTTGACACGCAACATTGGCTGTTTTCTTTTGGGTTCGGGATTTGCAGGATTTGAGAAAAATGGGCCTCTTGGCCACTTCGAAACTTACAAATGTAATGAAAGATTGTTTACTGGTCCAGCACACTTTTGCGACCACCTTTAGACGCTGCCGGCTATTGTTGttgtacacacacacatacatatacaattattatagtagtagtaattgttgttgtagtagtagtatagttgtaataataataaaattatcatattATATCGTTATAAAAAAAGCAGAGATATTTCTAATTCAGCTCGATTTCTACTGATCTGACTATgacactttttgtttttttttaattgcgaTGAGATTGATGCTTTTGGTGATGAAATAGTTTGGGTTTTGTAAGctggttgtttatttttttttattttttttaaatatatttttttttcgatttggtttaaagtaataaattgaATGTTGAATGTTGCATTTCTTTTGTTGAAAAAGAGATGCATAAAGCTTTTACTTATGATCTAgtttctctttttgtttttttttctaattgaaTCTCTATGTGGACCGTGTGAATCATTTACAGTGCCATTTTGCGTAATTTAAATCTGGATGTGGTAATAATTGCAAgagattttgttttgaaatagaaTAATAAAGAGAAAATGATCGTTATTATTTGGCAAATGGTTGGCAGTTGATAAAAAAGCATTCGAATTTAGAGATGGATGATTTTGGTTTGGACACTTACCGCGGGGCTGGCACCACGACCAACGGAACCGGCACGTCCCTTGGCACGGAATTTGCTGATGGCTTGTTCAGCCAAATCGGCACGTTCTTCGGCTTCTTCAAGTTCTTGTTGGGCTTTGCGGAATTTGGCCAAGTTGAGGGCGGCGATTTCTTCGGCTTCTTCGATTTGCCTCTTGTATGTCTTGATCTTTTGTTGGAGTTTGTCAACCAAGTCTTGCATACGTTCGTGGTTCTTGCGATCTTCTTCGGATTGGAAGCTCAATTCCTTAACGCGACGTTCGGATTTGCGGAGGTTCTTTTGGGCATCGGCGTGTCTTCTTTGTTCACCATCCAATTCGTTCTCCAATTCGCGGACACGTTGTTCCAATTTTTGGATAGCCTTCTTGCCACCCTTGAGGGCGTTGGCTTCAGCTTCATCCAAACGGACTTGCAATTCCTTGATTTGTTGTTCAAGGGCCTTTCTGAGTTTCTCTTGGGTTTGGGCGTGGTCTTGTTCAGCGCGGAGTTCATCAGCAAGACGGGCAGCATCAACCATAGCCTTCTTGGCCTTCTCTTCGGAGTTCTTGGCTTCGTTCAACAATTCATCCAAATCAGAGTGGAGTGTTTGGAGTTCAGATTCCAATTTCCTCTTGGCAGCGGAGATGGAGGCGTTTTGGGCGGAAACTTCGTTGAGTTGTTCGTGGGCATCGGCCAATTCTTGTTCGGCTTGGCGACGACCGCGATCGGCTTGTTCGAGGAGGGTGCGGGATTCTTCCAATTCGTTTTGGAGGGCGTTGGCACGACGTTCAGAGATACCCAATTGTTCGCGGGCATCATCACGAGCTCTTTGTTCTTCTTCAAGGGCGGTTTGGATGTCCTTGAGTTGTTGTTGGTAGCGTTTGATGTTCTTTTGGGCCTCGGCGTTAGCCTAATTATAATGATATAAATACAAGTATTTAGTAAAATAGTTTCGTAATAAGGACAGCTCTTGTATATATGAGAAGCTTTGTGTGTGTTAAGAAACTTACCTTGTTGGCGTGATCCAAAGCAATTTCCAATTCGTTGATGTCGGCTTCCAACTTCTTCTTCATGCGAAGGGCCTCAGCCTTACCCTTGGCTTCGGCTTCGAGGGAGGCTTGCATGGAGTCGAGAGCACGTTGGTGGTTCTTGCGGGTGTTTTCGAATTCTTCTTCCTTCTCTTGGATGCGGCGATCGATTTCTTGACGAACTTGAGACAATTCCAATTGAGCGCGCAATACCTTGTTTTCTTCTTGTTCCAAAGCAGCTTCAGCTTCTTCGAGGGCGGCTTGGAGTTCATCCTTTTCGGCTTCCAAGCGTTTGCGAGCCTTTTCGATTTCGTGGATGTTGCGGCCACCTTCACCGATTTGGTCGAGCAAGTCCTTAACTTCATCAGCCAAGTTCTTGTTTTCACGACGGACGGCTTCCAATTGTTCTTGGCCTTCTTCGTAGGCACCCTTGAGACGGAACAATTCGGTGGAGTAGTTGCGGCATTCCTTTTGGGAGGCATCAAGTTCAGCAGCCAAATCGTCAACCTTGAGTTTCCATTCGCCAATGATCTTGTCGAAGGCCTTTTGTTTCTTCTCGGCAGCGTTGGCAATAGCGTTGGCACGGTCGACTTCCAATTGCAAGTCTTCGACTTCGGTGGACAAGCGTTGCTTGGTCTTTTCGAGGCCAATGCATTTTTGGTTGAGGGATTCGATGGTTTCCTCGGCTTCGGCCAAGCGAGCTTGCAACTTCCTCTTGGCTTCTTCCAATTCTTCGGAGCGGGCAACACCATCGGATTCGTACTTGCTGCGCCAGATTTGAGCTTCAGCGTTAGCCTTGCTGAGTTGACGTTGCAAATCGGCCTTGCCTTCAGCTTCTTCTTCTACTTGTTCACGGAGGTTATCCAAGTCGTGTTCCAAGTTGCGGAATTTGCCCAAAAGGGTAGCACGTTCACGGGCTTCTTCATCAGCCAAACGCTTGGTATCTTCCAATTGAGTGGTGAGGGAGATCTTGATCTTGGACAATTGGGAAACTTGGGATTCGGCTTCTTCCAATTGGCGCAAGAGGTCGGAGTTTTCAATGGAAAGCTTCTTCTTGGCGGCATCGAAGTCGTTGAGGGTTCTGTTGGTTTCATCCAATTTGGATTGGACTTCGTTGAGGGTGTGTTGCAATTGCTTGGCAATCTTTTCTTGGGCAGCCTATATTTCAAACGATTGATAATGGGATAATTTATTAGTAACGAATAGAAATATTTGGGACAATGTAATTTTGTATTTGGCAATTGTGTGTACTATGtacaattagttttttgttagcAAGGATTCTACATATTTTGGCAAGGATTAGTGCGGTAGTAAagtattttcacaaatattctaCATGTTAAAATCACAGGCCTTATACAAGACAAGTCCTTGAGATTCATTAGATTCAAAGCAGAGCTATCAGAGATTTGTTCAAGAATCCTTCGGATTCCCAAACTGACTCTCTCAAATCTACAATAATAATCAGCAAAATGTACAGCGGCGTTTTTATTTCGTTTCTAATTAAAGGAGTCAAATGTATGTATACCTTCTCGTTGGTAATGTGGTCAACACCAGCGCGGAGATCGTTCAATTGACCGTAGTATTCGTTCTTCTCCTTTTCAGCCCTAGATTGGTGATaaagtaagtttttgttttagttagaATGTGTTAAATGTGTGTGTAGGGAAATATTAATCAAAGTAAAACGTTGCTTCTTGAAAATCCATCTTGTAGCCGTCGGAAGAGAAAGACAGAAATGCCGCTtttcaaatcttttttaaattgaattaaaggaatttattatactttgtttgtgtgtgtgtgatttttGGGAGGTTTTGTACAAAGAAGGGTTTTTATTGTGTAATTTGTGCAATATGTGTGATGATCCTCGAAAGGATTCATTACCTTATCACGAGCAAGTTGATCGCAGGCAGAACGAGTTTGGTTCAACTCATTGTGGCAAGTCTGGCGATCGTGTTCAGCCCTGTTATTATAGggagaaattttaagaaaattttaatatttgtttttcaaaaaaacacttAAGACACGTTCAACACAGACAAACACGACTGGCAGTACAAACATTACTTTCCACAGCTACAACTTTGGAAGAAACAAACTGAAAAGAAAGATTTCAAGTGATTAGAATACTTACTTAGCCTTCAATTTGTTGAGTTGATCAACTTGTTCGGCCATTTCAGCGATAGCATCGTTGTGCTTCTTGCGCAAGTTAGCCAAGGTAGATTCGTGTTGAATGTTGGCTTCTTCCAAGTCACGACGCAATTTGCTGAGTTCGGCTTCACGCTTCTTGTTGAGTTCAATTTGGGCAGAAGTAGCACCACCGGCTTCTTCAAGACGTTCACCCAATTCCTCCAATTCGCGAGCCAAATCAGCACGTTGTTTCTCAGCCTTGGCGCGAGCTTGACGTTCGGCTTCGACTTCTTCTTCCAATTCTTCGATGCGGGCTTGCAATTCCTTGATTTGGCGTTGGTGCTTGCTAACAACAACTTGTTCATCTTCCAATTTGGCGGTGATGGAGGACAATTCCTTGTCCTTGCGTTGGATGGTTTGTTCCAATTCCTTCTTGTTGCGTTCCAAATCGGAGACGGCTTCTTGGGTAAGTTTCAAGTCACCTTCAACCTTGCGCTTGGATTTCTCAATATCACCACGCAATTTCTTCTCGCGTTCCAAGGAGTCTTCCAATTCATCCAAGGTTTGTTCCAACTTAGCCTTGACCTTGTTTAAGTGGTTGATCTTGTCTTCGGCAGCTTGGAGTTCTTCACCAGTCTTCTGGTTGCTTTCACCTTGCATCTTCTTCTCCTTGTTCAACTTGTTGATGAGTTCGTCTTGGTGGGCGATTTCATCGTTCAAGTTGCGGATTTGGTGGTCCTTGGTGGCCTTATCTTGTTCAGCCTTTTGGACGTTCAATTCCAAGTCTTCAATGTCCTTCTTGAGGCCAGAGATTTCTTGGTCAGCCTTCTTCTTCTGTTGGAACAATTGGTTGCGGGCATCTTCCTCTTGAGTCAAGCGCTCTTGGATGTCCTATATGTATATGGGGTAAATAATAAATGTCGTGTGTGAGTGATATGAATTGGCTAAGATCTATATTTAGcacaaatcaaaaacaaaattgccataaattttgttattgggAAATCAAAGCACATAATTAgtcattttttctattaaattatgATTCCGTTCGTTGAGTTTTTGATGACCATATTTGCTTCACTGATTTCCACAATTCATTGACAATCTTGATTTTTtgcttgttttaatttttttttttaggaaatttgaaAATACTTACGCGCAATTGGTTTTCGAGGTCGTTCTTTTGAGCTTGGAGTTTAGCGCATCTTTCTTGGTAATCTTGCAAGGCACCCTTTTCACCAGACAAGGAGTCCAACAAGGCAGTCTTTTCAGCTAACAACTTAGCATTAAGGGCTTCCAATTCCTTGCGTACCTTAACTTCGGCAGCATGAGCTTCTTCAGCCTTCTTAGCCTTCTCTTCAAGACGCTGTAAATCAGAATTAGAAGATTTATTAGTGGTTTCAGATGTTGCAGCTTGTGGTGTTGGCATTGCTGGTTCGGGTTCTTGTAAAGGAGCTGGTGTCGTTTCTGCAGCCACTGGTTCTTCGGGTTTAATTtcagttgctgctgctgctgctgcagctgcTGGAGTTTCCTCAGCACTGGCAGTATCTGATTTTGCTTCAGCTGGTGGTGTAGCTGAGCCAACTTCTTCagatttttcacttttttcagattttttcgattttttcacttttttatcttcagccatttttaatgaatattattttgagattattgaataaatttgttttaattttacttttgcaaaattttttttgaaattgtttggtttttgtatttaaaattttatttgaattaattatCGTTTAAATTTGCTGCAGCTATAGTTGCTTGTTGTTCGTTTAAATCGTTTAGATGAAGTATGAATTATGTGTTCGCTTTAGCCCAGGTAACTATTAGATCCGTTTAGCTACTGGTCAACAACTGGAATGCTTGCAATTGCAAAGTGCTCGATgaattttcaaattcaaaattcaaattaattttaattagcaaCGCCCAACAATTATATCAAATCATATTGAATAATGttaatatgtgtgtgtgttgagTACTTACTCACAATTTATGCA of the Lucilia cuprina isolate Lc7/37 chromosome 2, ASM2204524v1, whole genome shotgun sequence genome contains:
- the LOC111678371 gene encoding myosin heavy chain, muscle isoform X29, with translation MPRPIASQEDEDPTPYLFVSLEQRRIDQSKPYDSKKNCWVPDEKEGYLLGEIKATKGDIVSVGLPGGETKDFKKDQLQQVNPPKYEKAEDMSNLTYLNDASVLHNLRQRYYHKLIYTYSGLFCVAINPYKRYPVYTNRCAKMYRGKRRNEVPPHIFAISDGAYVDMLTNHVNQSMLITGESGAGKTENTKKVIAYFATVGASTKKDESQKNKGSLEDQVVQTNPVLEAFGNAKTVRNDNSSRFGKFIRIHFGPTGKLAGADIETYLLEKARVISQQSLERSYHIFYQIMSGSVPGVKDMCFLSDNIYDYYNVSQGKVTVPNMDDGEEFQLADQAFDILGFTKQEKEDVYKITAAVMHMGGMKFKQRGREEQAEQDGEEEGGRVAKLFGCDTAELYKNLLKPRIKVGNEFVTQGRNVQQVTNSIGALCKGVFDRLFKWLVKKCNETLDTKQKRQHFIGVLDIAGFEIFDYNGFEQLCINFTNEKLQQFFNHHMFVLEQEEYKREGIDWAFIDFGMDLLACIDLIEKPMGILSILEEESMFPKATDQTFAEKLTNTHLGKSAPFQKPKPPKPGQQAAHFAIGHYAGVVAYNITGWLEKNKDPLNDTVVDQFKKSQNKLLVEIFADHPGQSGGGEQAKGGRGKKGGGFATVSSAYKEQLNSLMTTLRSTQPHFVRCIIPNEMKQPGVVDAHLVMHQLTCNGVLEGIRICRKGFPNRMVYADFKQRYQIINPGGIVGVADIKKQSQLILESTPLDPDMYRIGHTKVFFRAGVLGQMEEFRDERLGKIMSWMQAWARGYLSRKGFKKLQEQRVALKVVQRNLRKYLQLRTWPWYKLWQKVKPLLNVSRVEDEIARLEEKAKKAEEAHAAEVKVRKELEALNAKLLAEKTALLDSLSGEKGALQDYQERCAKLQAQKNDLENQLRDIQERLTQEEDARNQLFQQKKKADQEISGLKKDIEDLELNVQKAEQDKATKDHQIRNLNDEIAHQDELINKLNKEKKMQGESNQKTGEELQAAEDKINHLNKVKAKLEQTLDELEDSLEREKKLRGDIEKSKRKVEGDLKLTQEAVSDLERNKKELEQTIQRKDKELSSITAKLEDEQVVVSKHQRQIKELQARIEELEEEVEAERQARAKAEKQRADLARELEELGERLEEAGGATSAQIELNKKREAELSKLRRDLEEANIQHESTLANLRKKHNDAIAEMAEQVDQLNKLKAKAEHDRQTCHNELNQTRSACDQLARDKAAQEKIAKQLQHTLNEVQSKLDETNRTLNDFDAAKKKLSIENSDLLRQLEEAESQVSQLSKIKISLTTQLEDTKRLADEEARERATLLGKFRNLEHDLDNLREQVEEEAEGKADLQRQLSKANAEAQIWRSKYESDGVARSEELEEAKRKLQARLAEAEETIESLNQKCIGLEKTKQRLSTEVEDLQLEVDRANAIANAAEKKQKAFDKIIGEWKLKVDDLAAELDASQKECRNYSTELFRLKGAYEEGQEQLEAVRRENKNLADEVKDLLDQIGEGGRNIHEIEKARKRLEAEKDELQAALEEAEAALEQEENKVLRAQLELSQVRQEIDRRIQEKEEEFENTRKNHQRALDSMQASLEAEAKGKAEALRMKKKLEADINELEIALDHANKANAEAQKNIKRYQQQLKDIQTALEEEQRARDDAREQLGISERRANALQNELEESRTLLEQADRGRRQAEQELADAHEQLNEVSAQNASISAAKRKLESELQTLHSDLDELLNEAKNSEEKAKKAMVDAARLADELRAEQDHAQTQEKLRKALEQQIKELQVRLDEAEANALKGGKKAIQKLEQRVRELENELDGEQRRHADAQKNLRKSERRVKELSFQSEEDRKNHERMQDLVDKLQQKIKTYKRQIEEAEEIAALNLAKFRKAQQELEEAEERADLAEQAISKFRAKGRAGSVGRGASPAPAASKGGRKSVLDQ